The sequence below is a genomic window from Aureispira sp. CCB-E.
GGTCAACTCCGGTTCTAATGGTTTCCAAATCAATTCATAAAGTTCCTTATTGGTTAAAGAGCTATTGATGTAGCTTTGGCTATTTTTAGTGATATTAATATTTAATATAGCCTGCAACTCCTTATGATTGCTCAACGAAATCATTTGAGTCGTCTTTTTTCCTTTTTGGATAACCATCGCATAGTAGAGAATGGAATCTTCCCAATCTTTGCCATTATGATAGTTAAAATGAATAAAATCTATGGCTACTTCTCCCGCCTTTAGACGTTCTCGTATGCTATCTACGGTCAGCTGTTGACGGCGTAACTTAAACTGATTGGATAAAGCTCCAGAAGCAGCACTCAATTGTTTCTCTAACCCCAAAGCACGTTGATCCAAGTCTTCCAAATTTATACCCAACATATCTCGCTCCAATTTGGGCATTACCGCCGCTTGTGCCAATTGGCGGCGTACTCCCAGCCAATTGTAGTATTGGTTTCTCAATAAACTATCCCCTGCCGTTAACAAGCTAGCCCTTGTCGCAATACTGCCCTCCAAAGCCAAACCTTTTATTGCTAAATTGATGTTCGCAATTTCATTACTCAATTCAGGCATATTGGGCAATAGTTGTATTGCTGAGGAGTAAAATTGATGAACTGTTTGATTTAAATTCTTTAAAAATTTCAACCGCTCCGCTTCATTCAAACTAGGATAATAACTGTATAATTGATGGATTAAATTCTTTGCCAAATCCATTAATACTTCCAGTGCTTTTTTATAATCTCTTTTAACCAAATAAAAATTAGATAAGTGGCCTAAAGTAGTTGTATATTCTGGATGGCTGACACTAAATTCATCTTCCAATAATGCCTTAGCTTGTTGATGGTACTCTTCAGAGTTCTCCAATTCATCAACCGACAGATGTAGTGCTCCTAAACTGTTCAATGTGATTGGATATTGGGGATGGTGATTGCCAAATATTTTTTCAATCAAATCCTTAGCATCTAAATAATGCTGTTTTGCTTTCTGCACATCTCCTACCTGTTGATAAAAAGCGCCCAAATCATTTAATAAATCTGGATAATCCGCATAGTCTATTCCCGAAAACTGAACAATACTCTGTTGTGCTTCTAGATAATACTGCTCTGCTTTAACAGGATCATTTGCGGCTTGATATAATTCTGCCATTTGACTCAACCCTTTCGCATAATTGGGTTGATCAACGCCACTATATCGAATAGGGTTTTTATTCGCATTGATATCTATATTGCTAAACTCCACCGAATTCGTGCTAGTTGCAGATAATTCTACTTGTTCTAATTTTTTGTTATCAACAATTGGTTCTTCTATAAGAGTTGTCATTTGCTGATCAACAGAGTAATAAAAACATTTTGAGAGATTCCAAAATGTTCGTGCCGCAAGGCTAGATAACTTCACCTCTGATAATCGACTACTTTTCATAGCTTGATTCATTGCCCCAAAACTATGAATTTTATGCTGAGCAAGCCACTCTAACCCTTTCCAGTTGACAACAATCGTTGTCACATACTGTTGCTTACCTTCTAAAGAAACAACACGTGTTTTATCTTGACACAAAAAAGCCCGTTTAAGTCCATTATTAGTAATAAAAATCCAATAATCGCCTTTTGATAAGATTGCTCCAGAATATGTACTAGTAATTGTTGCTGTTAAGCCTTTGATCGAACTTACAAAGCGAATTGAATAGTCTTGATTGGTTTTAGCGTCTAAGGTTACCGAGCAGCTAATCCAACCCGATTCAGCTACCTGATAGATGCTTTTGTCACAATCTTTTTGTCCAAAGGTAAGCGTTGAGTATCCCCAAAATAAAATTATGTAGAGTAAATATGGCATATGAATGTTCCTGAGTTTATCATTGAGATACAGTAGAACAAAATATACTCTATTATGAGATGACCGATTAATTTTTAATTAATTTTCATTCTACTGTTTATGCTTGTCACAATAGTTCGTTCAACTGACTCTAACAGCAGTTCATTCTACCCAATAAAATGCGCGTGAGTGCAGTGTTATAACATATCATAAAGCATATTACTTTATTCCTAAAAGTACCATAAAGTAATCAATTTTAATTAGGAACTTGTTATAACATTATTGAATTTTTCCAATTTAAAATTTCATTTATTTAAGATGGCATATCCGTAATCAATGTAAAAGTAGCCGTTAGCCCTACACTAAAATTTCGAGGCAACTTATGCACTCCAAAAATAGCCCTAGAGTGTTTTCCTTTTTCACCTAAAATATTGACAAACAAATCAGAGGCTCCATTGACAATAGAGGGTCCTTCGTCCCAATGTTCTCCAGATTGATAATACGCATCAATGTGGTTCAACCCAAGCACTTTATCAAAACCTACTTTTGCTTTTATTTGAGCTAGGACATTCAAAGCACATAATTGCATCGCTTTGTAACCGTCCTCGGTAGAAATTTCTACGCCTAAACGACCTTGATAAAAATGAGCTTGATTAATAATTGGAAATTGGATAGCCACATAAGCTATTGCCCCACGTATATTGACAGAGACATAAGACCCTCCTGGCAATGACACATTAGGTAAACTTAATTTTAATTCTCGCAGTTTTTCTTCTACTAAATTCCTGTTCATACGTTAATAAAATAGGTTTTATAAGATATTCTTTATTCAAGGCAACTCACCATGAACCAAGTAGGATAAGAGAAATAAATATATTGCTCCTTAGTCTTCCTTGCTTAAGTTTCATAGTAAACAATAATATAATAATAATTCGCTAATTTTTGTTCTGTAGAAGGGCTAAAAAATGAGTTGTGGTAAGTATTAAAATTTATTTCCGTTTGGCTACAACCTCATCGTAGGAATACAGTGCAGTATCCACAAATTTCTTATTCCAAACCAAAGGATTCATTGCTAAGACAATTACTTTTAATCGGTTCATTCGTTTACATACGGCAGGAAATTCCTCTAATTTATTTCCTTTTAAATTTAACGTACGCAAACCTTGTAGACGCTCCAAATCATCTGGCAATTGGCAAATTTCATTGTTGCCTAAAGACAAATACCACATTTGCTGAAAATCTAGTAACTTTTTTGGAAAAGACGTTAGATTAGCTTTTTCGATAGCCACTCGTTTGGCATTTTTATACAAAAACAATTCCTCTAGTGCTTGGAAGTAACAATTTTTCAAAACGAAATCAGGTCGTTTGTCTATCAAGAAATTAATTAAGGTATTTTTTTCTTCTGTTGACAAATGCTGTAACCAAAAACGCAAACCATTCTTAAAATTCCTAAAAACATAACGACCAATCCTCCAAGCATCCAACTCCGTCCCTTTGGTATAATGCTGTAAATTATCCTCCAACGTGTACTCATCTAAGGTGGCACGCATAATGGGACGAACCTTAGCCGCCAATTTAGATTGCAGCGTTTTGCTTGCGTTTTGTTTTAACAAACTCAATACCTTTTTTCGAAAAGAGGCATCATTTTTTGTATCTCTCCAAATCAAAAACAAATCTGTTAACAAGACTTTCGGCACCCCTCCTTCCTTCATAATAGTCAATGCCAAGGTTCTATTTTCAATATCTTTGTGATAAAGCAAGGTCGTCAAATGTTCTATATCTGTTGGACTCGTTTCCTCTGTTTTTAGATATCTTCCTTTTTCAATTTCTAAAAAATTCAACAAAGTTGCTTCGTCGATGAACACCAATTGCTCAACATTATTTATTGAAGGTAGTTTGATGGGTGGTGCTAATACGACATGCGTTGTTGTAGCTTTTATTTTGGTAACATATTGAATTCCTTTTTCTTTTATTTTTTCTTTGAGCGACTTCTTAGGTAGATTCGTTTTACCCCAAATTGCCAGTTCACTTTTTTCATCTAGTGGATTGTTAGCCAATGCTTCTTGCTGTTGTAGCAATAGCTGCTCTAATGCTCGTTCACCAATCTCTTGATGTTTTAGAGTCAAGCACTTTAGTAAGCTGTCTTGTTCAAACGTTCTTTTTGAAGATTGAGTTAATAACTGATAAGCCACTTTTCTACCTTCAAAATCTAAAGAAACGGCTTTGAAAGCTTTTAATAAAATAGAAAAGGAAGTTCCTTTTAACCAATCCTCATCCAAACCCAAATCTTGGGCATACAAACGACAGCCATTAGAATTTAAATCCAAGTTAAGAATGGCTAAGGGCAATTGTTTGTAAGGATTGTTTCTAATATCTAGAAAAGTGAGTGCTTTTAGTTTTTTGATAAAATTTGGCGACAAGGATTCTAGTCGATTACCCGCAATTCTCAATTCCCTTAAATGCAAACAATCTTCGTCCAATTCAGGCAATTCAGACAACGCATTATTCGTCAAACTTAACTGGGTAATACGTGTATTGAGTGCGAAAAAGTCTTTGGAAATAGATTGGATTTTATTTCCTGTCAAATGAAGTTGTAAATCTCGTTCCCCAAATGCTAGTGATTTCGGAACAACCTCCAAAGCATTACCTGTAATTTCTAGATAAGTTAACTGCTTTAAATCTGCCAAGTACTCTGGCAACTGTTCTAGTCCACAATCTCGAATGACTAGTGTTTCTAAATGCTGAAAGTTCGTAATTGCTTGAGGAATACGTTTAACATCGCATTTTATAAGAACTAACGACTTTAATTTAGAACAAGCAAATATTGCTTTAGGAAGACGGTCAAGTTTTCTAAACCGTGCAGAAACAATTTTTGCCTCATTTCCTTTTATATTGCTAAAGTCGTATACTTCCATCTCAAATACATTATCTAGATTTTAACTTCTTGATCGTAATCAAAAAAGTAGCGTTCTTCTAAAGAGGCAATCGCAAAACCTGCGCCCTGTTTTTGACATTCTCGACTAATTAATTGGCAACATTTCTCAATATTATTTTTATCCAAATGCGAAAAAGGTTCGTCCATAATTAAGAATCTAAACGGTTGGCAAAGCGCACGAATAATAGCAATACGTTGACGTTGCCCATAAGACATTTGACCGCATTTTTTCTCCAACAAATGCTCTACTCCCAACTCTGTCGCCATCGCGACAATAGCCGACTCGGGTTGATGATTGGTTAGGTTATTTTTCAATTGTATATTTTCTAAAGCTGTCAATTCCAAAAACAAGCGTAAATCTTGAAAGACAACCGACAATTCTCGTTGGCGAATGTCTGCCCACTGATCCAAACTCAATTCTGTCAAAGCATACTCCCCTCCCAATGCATTGATACGGACATCTCCAGTATAGTCTTTTCTCAAACCATACAAAATGTGTTGAAATGTCGTTTTTCCTTTACCAGATGGCGCTTCTACAAAATATCGAGTAGCGGCATCAAAAGCAAATGTAGTCCCCCAAATATCAGAGGTTTCTAATTGATCGCTCAAAGGAATAGGAACTAGGTTGTTAAAAGAAAACATGAATAGAAAATAATTTAAGAATTAAAATGTAGTGCCGTGTTCACCAATAACTAGCTTATTGAACAAACAACTGTCATCAATATACAATTAAGTCCGTAGATTCACTTGGTTTTATAAGCTGATTTTCAGCCAAAGTTAGAGCCAAGAACTACTCAACAGCGCTTGACTTTTTCTTTTTCTTCCATTTGTAATAAACCCCAATACCAATATTGGGTCCCTGTTGTACATTATTTGCCCATAAACCACCCGACAAAGAAAAATTCATACCAACGTAATCCGAAACAGGTACAATCGCCTTCAAAGTGAATGCTACAAAATTTTGATTGTTAACATACAAACCTGTTTGTACTTCTTGGGTTGAGTTTGGAATATCCGACTGCCCTGGCAAACAAACAATCGCATCCAAAGCTACTGCTAAATAGGTACGCTTCCCTACTCGCCATCCTATTTCAAAATTCGCAACCCACTGGTGACTGTAGTCGTGGGTTCTAAAATTCATACCACTTTCCAAATACGTATACATTTTCTCTTTGCCATATCCTATAGATAAAGAAGGTTGAAATCCCCAACAAGGATAAGCTGTTCTCAACCCTGTATTAGGATTATAAGCTTGTATAGCAGTTGGTGCCGAAATCAAAGCATGAGCTGCTAAATGGATGGTTTTACTAAAAAAATTATACTTTCCTCCTAATCGAGCATTTCCTAAGTCGACTAGAGTTCCTGCATCCAATACCATGCTTGGAGGACCAAAAGCATTAGTTCCCAATTGATTCGGGTCAACAGTTTGCACCTCTTGCCCAGATGAAACAATTTTTAGAGGTAATGAAGCAGAAAGGGTGAAGCGTTTTGTCAAACCATATTCTGCATACAACTCTGCTGTAGCGTCAAAAATAGACCGATTCAAAAACTTGGTTCTATACGCATTGATCGAAAGTCTATTAATAGGCGGAATGGCATACGCTGCAAATTGTACATAGCCTTCTCCCTTTTTTTTTGCCCAAGGTCCACCAGCATAACTATCTCCCCATAATAGCCCAAGTAATAGTGTTAATATTGCGTATCTCATTTTATTTTGTAGTTAGTTTTTGCCAATACAACTCATAGATCAAAAAAAACACAAGTCATCCATAAACTGAATGACTTGTATTACAACATTTTATACTTCAATTAATATTTAAGAGCCAAATATCTCTCGTAGTTTTGCCTCCAACGTAGCTCCTCTAAGGCGTTTGGCAACAATATTACCTTCTTTATCAACCAAGACAGTATACGGAATACCACGCACGCCATAAGGTTTAGACAATTGAGAACTCCAACCTTTTAAATCACTGACATGATGCCAAGTTAATTTATCTTTTTTGATTGCATCGACCCATTTATCTTTATTAGTATCCAAAGAAACTCCTAAAATATCAAAACCTTTGTCCTTATATTTATTGTACAAACGAACTACATTCGGATTTTCACGACGACAAGGACCACACCAACTTGCCCAGAAATCAATCAACACGTATTTACCTCTCAAATCCGTCAATGATAGCGTTTTACCTTCAGGTGTTGCCCCTGTAATATTAGCAGCTGCTTCTCCTACACCAGCAGCACCTTTCAGCTTGGCGTATTGTTCTTTCATAAACTTATCTAACATAGGGTAATCTCCAGTGTACTTATCCATATAAGCTTTGCTGTACTTCATAAATACCTCATTGTTTCTTCCCATCATTCCAAAAGTAACTGCTACCAAAGTAGGTTGGTGTAGTTGGCTCGTTTCTGGAACTTTTGCAAATAAACTATCAAGTACTGCTTTTTGTTCGGGACTCTTTAACCCTACCGTTGAAAGTGCTGTCGCATAATTTTTTACATTCTCATAGTAAAATGGCAATCTAGCATATACAGAGTCTTCAAAATCTACATAATCAAAAAATGACTCCGCAAAGTAAGCTCCTTCTACTTGCCCAGATTTTCCATTATTTTGATAACTCTGAAAGGTATTAAAAGCCATAATACGAGCTAATTCAGAGTTTTTTTGGCGCAAAGAATCCAACAACATCATTTTTTCTTTGTCTTCTTTAGCCATTTTTTTCTTAACCTTTTCCAAGGTGGCATTATCTCCCTGTCCATTTTTATAATCGGTCATCAAAGTCATAAAAGTTTGGTTATAACCTTGAATTCGCTTCATTAGTTGATCATACTCTTTGTTCAAGGGACTATTGATAACCTTCAAGTCAGCTAATTTTGGTGTTACACCTTCCAGAATCACTGCTTTTTCTGTTCCCAACAAAACAGGTTTCAAATCTCTTAAACTAGCGCCAACATAATACATTCCTCTAGGTACTTGCCCTAAGTCGAAAGTACAGCCAAATCCTGCATCTGTTTTTGTTACGGCTTTGGTGACTACTTCTTCTGCTTGAATGCCTTTCCATGCATAAACACGAAGGCTATCTACTACATTGGTCGTATCCGAAACCTTTACTTCTAAGGTAATTGATTTAGGTAATTTTGTTGTTGTTTTTTTGGAATCGTTACAAGCCCAAGCTAGTATACACCCCAAGGTTAAAATTGTCCAAGTACGCATCATTTCTTTTTGGAATTATAAATATACTTTTAGTAGAGTTGGCGAACCAGTCAATAAAAAGGAACTTTTCCCCAATTATTGCGCTCTTTTAAAGTCTTTTTAATAAGGTTCTTTGAGAGTTCAAAGATACATTTTTTGCGGTAAAGTCTTGGATGAAAACAAAACTTTATGAAGTTGTTAAAACTATTAAAAATATCTGTTTCTTCTTTGACATTTAGAGAACGTAAAATATTACTACAATCTTTTTTTTATAGTTTTTTATCTTTTTCTGCTATCAAGCTTAGTAAGCCTTTAACCGTAATAATCATGGCTATAAAAATAAAGTTCGCAATCAAAATAATTGTCAAAATCATTCGGTACCCTCCTGCCTCAAAAACACTAAGTTTCGAAAAAAGAGTTGCCAATGCAATCACCCCTATCATGATAAACATAAATCCATAAATAGAATGGACCAAATATTTCTTATAATCTTCAGCAAACATACTCATCCCATTATTCATAATAGAATACAACAACAAACAAGAAGTACCAATCATCCATACAGTCAACGATTCTTGCGCTACAATAGCTGCTCCTAACATTCCTACAAGGGCACTTCCTCCAAATATTGCTGCTTGAACCATTGGAGGCATGATATTTTTCTTCTTTATATTTTCCATAATTTTAATTGAATCTAAGTAATCGCTCAGCATTTTCAACGATAACATTGCTTACACTTGTATTGACTATAAGATGAAGTGATTCGTCTTAACCGATCACTCAACAACATACGACTTGCCTGTTACATTACTTCGTGGGAAAATCGCATCAGTTTGATTATCAATAGAGTATACTTTTGCTACTTAATTTCTTAAAGGGTTGATAATCAACGGCGAAGCCCTCACACGGTAAATTGATGCAAAGATGCTTTTTTAGTTTTTCACAAAAAAGCTAAAAAATCCACGAAGTACTACTGTTAACAAACAAATAAAGAAAAAGTCACACAGCAAGCTATGCAACTTTACTATTATAGGAACTATATTTTGTGACCATCATTCATCGTTTAGCTTACAATTCCTTGGCAGCTAGACCCTGCTCCTGCGGTACAGCCGTAACAATGCTGTCCCAGCATAATGTTGCGCTGTTCCATTGCCGACAAATCAAAATCTTCGATGTGTTGAGGAACTGATTTTTCTACCTGTAGTTGCAACATTTGGTTGAAGTCACAATCATACAAATATCCATCCCATGAAACAGACAATGTATTGCGGCACATCACACCTTCTGCTGCTGCTGGATTAAACGATTCTAGCAACAACTGCATATAGTCGTCAAATTTATCTTCCTTCAACAAAAAGTCCAAGAAACGACTAATAGGTAGATTCGTAATGGTATACAAATTATTAAACTCGATATCGTACTCTGTTTTTAAAACACGCTTATAATCTGCTTCCAAGCTCATTTGATTGCCTGGCAAACTAGCGCCTCCAGGATTAAATACCAAATGCAATTTTAAGTCAGTTCCTTCTTTTCCATATCCCAAATCATTCAATACACGTAAGGCTTCAATAGAGCGCACAAAAGTCTTATCTCCTCTTTGTTTGTCTGTATTTTCTGCTGTATAACAAGGCAAAGAAGCAATAACTGTTAATTTGTGTTTTTTGAAAAACTCTGGATAAGTTCTGTACTCCTTATTAGAAACCAAAATGGTCAAATTGCTTCGAACAATAATCTCAATATCTTTACTAATAGCACGAATTTCTTCAATGAACCACTTAAAATTAGGATTCATTTCTGGAGCTCCTCCTGTTATATCAATTGTTGTCGTATTAGCTGCTTTGATGGCATTTAGGCAGTATTGCATTGTTTCCTTTGTCATAATTTCGGTACGAGTTGGTCCCGCATCGACATGACAATGCTCACAAGTCATATTGCACATATAGCCGATATTCACCTGAAAGATTTCTAATTGAGTAGGCTTGAAAGGCATCAAGTTAATATCTTGTAATTTTTGTTCAAACTTTGTTATTTTAGGAGTTGTTTCTTCCAAGATAGCAATTTGAACATTTGGAGTAGCTAATTTACTACCACGTTTTTTTAGCGTTTGTAATTTCATGTATGCTTGTTATTTGACAAAATTTTTGATAAAAAAACAAGGGCATTGATTTTATTTTGTCAGTTTCAATGTTTGCCTCAATACGTTATTTGTAATTCATGCTATTCATCTACTCAATCAGCGTATTAGATGGTGTCCATCATCTATACTATAAGGTTGCCTCTTGACAAGAAACTATAGCTATACCAATTCCTTGTTACATGAACTACGTTTAAGATACGTGCCTATTTGATACAATTTAACCAAATTTAATATTAATAAAGCTATAAAACAACGATTTGTTCAAAAGGTTTTGTGCTTTGATTTGCTCTACAATAAAAATTCTTAAAAAATTACAATAAAAAGATTTTTGTTTAGCACTCCTTTCTTTATTTTGGTTGTTTGGCTATATCAAAACATTCAATTATGAGCAAATACCTATTAGAAACGCCTCGACTTGGTTTAAGGACTTGGCAGGAAAGTGATTTAGAACCTTTTGCAAAAATTAATGCTGATTCTCAAGCAATGCAATTCTACCCAAACACATTGGATAAAGCTGCTACCCAAAAAATGCTTGCTCGTATTCAGCAACAATATGCCGATTACGGTTTTTCGGTTTATGCTGTGGATTTATTAAAAGACAAACGATTCATTGGGTATATTGGTTTTATGCGCCCTAGTTTTGAGAGTTATTTTACTCCTTGTGTTGAAATAGGTTGGCGGTTGGATCCTAGTGTTTGGAATCAAGGCTTGGCAACAGAGGGCGCATTGGCTTGTTTAGAGTATGGTTTTGGCACCTTAGGCTTTCAAGAAATCTATTCGTTTACCGCCGAAATTAACAAACCGTCAGAACGAGTTATGCAGAAAATTGGTCTCAAAAAAGTCGATACATTTCTCCATCCACTTCTCGAAAAAGATAGTCCATTAGCCCTACATGTTTTGTACAAAGCCAATCAATCATAAAATCAACCAAACACTAAAACTCTTTTCTTCTACTACGCTCTGAATATAAGTATTCGTAATATATTGTCTATTATAGTAGTAATTCATTGATTAGTTTTACTACGCTGTGTCGTACTCCGTGAGCGCTTTGTTTTTAGTTAATTTTATTATTCCTTGTGGTCATGAGCTAGCAAACTAGGTTCGCTGCTATGGTGTCGTTTCAATAAATTAATACTATAGATGAAGGCAGATTTTAAAAGAACACTAAAACCTTATGAAAAAAAAATTAATGTCCATTCTACTTTCTTCATTCTTTTTCCTTGTTGT
It includes:
- a CDS encoding leucine-rich repeat domain-containing protein, which produces MEVYDFSNIKGNEAKIVSARFRKLDRLPKAIFACSKLKSLVLIKCDVKRIPQAITNFQHLETLVIRDCGLEQLPEYLADLKQLTYLEITGNALEVVPKSLAFGERDLQLHLTGNKIQSISKDFFALNTRITQLSLTNNALSELPELDEDCLHLRELRIAGNRLESLSPNFIKKLKALTFLDIRNNPYKQLPLAILNLDLNSNGCRLYAQDLGLDEDWLKGTSFSILLKAFKAVSLDFEGRKVAYQLLTQSSKRTFEQDSLLKCLTLKHQEIGERALEQLLLQQQEALANNPLDEKSELAIWGKTNLPKKSLKEKIKEKGIQYVTKIKATTTHVVLAPPIKLPSINNVEQLVFIDEATLLNFLEIEKGRYLKTEETSPTDIEHLTTLLYHKDIENRTLALTIMKEGGVPKVLLTDLFLIWRDTKNDASFRKKVLSLLKQNASKTLQSKLAAKVRPIMRATLDEYTLEDNLQHYTKGTELDAWRIGRYVFRNFKNGLRFWLQHLSTEEKNTLINFLIDKRPDFVLKNCYFQALEELFLYKNAKRVAIEKANLTSFPKKLLDFQQMWYLSLGNNEICQLPDDLERLQGLRTLNLKGNKLEEFPAVCKRMNRLKVIVLAMNPLVWNKKFVDTALYSYDEVVAKRK
- a CDS encoding ATP-binding cassette domain-containing protein is translated as MFSFNNLVPIPLSDQLETSDIWGTTFAFDAATRYFVEAPSGKGKTTFQHILYGLRKDYTGDVRINALGGEYALTELSLDQWADIRQRELSVVFQDLRLFLELTALENIQLKNNLTNHQPESAIVAMATELGVEHLLEKKCGQMSYGQRQRIAIIRALCQPFRFLIMDEPFSHLDKNNIEKCCQLISRECQKQGAGFAIASLEERYFFDYDQEVKI
- a CDS encoding TlpA disulfide reductase family protein; the protein is MMRTWTILTLGCILAWACNDSKKTTTKLPKSITLEVKVSDTTNVVDSLRVYAWKGIQAEEVVTKAVTKTDAGFGCTFDLGQVPRGMYYVGASLRDLKPVLLGTEKAVILEGVTPKLADLKVINSPLNKEYDQLMKRIQGYNQTFMTLMTDYKNGQGDNATLEKVKKKMAKEDKEKMMLLDSLRQKNSELARIMAFNTFQSYQNNGKSGQVEGAYFAESFFDYVDFEDSVYARLPFYYENVKNYATALSTVGLKSPEQKAVLDSLFAKVPETSQLHQPTLVAVTFGMMGRNNEVFMKYSKAYMDKYTGDYPMLDKFMKEQYAKLKGAAGVGEAAANITGATPEGKTLSLTDLRGKYVLIDFWASWCGPCRRENPNVVRLYNKYKDKGFDILGVSLDTNKDKWVDAIKKDKLTWHHVSDLKGWSSQLSKPYGVRGIPYTVLVDKEGNIVAKRLRGATLEAKLREIFGS
- the arsS gene encoding arsenosugar biosynthesis radical SAM (seleno)protein ArsS (Some members of this family are selenoproteins.): MKLQTLKKRGSKLATPNVQIAILEETTPKITKFEQKLQDINLMPFKPTQLEIFQVNIGYMCNMTCEHCHVDAGPTRTEIMTKETMQYCLNAIKAANTTTIDITGGAPEMNPNFKWFIEEIRAISKDIEIIVRSNLTILVSNKEYRTYPEFFKKHKLTVIASLPCYTAENTDKQRGDKTFVRSIEALRVLNDLGYGKEGTDLKLHLVFNPGGASLPGNQMSLEADYKRVLKTEYDIEFNNLYTITNLPISRFLDFLLKEDKFDDYMQLLLESFNPAAAEGVMCRNTLSVSWDGYLYDCDFNQMLQLQVEKSVPQHIEDFDLSAMEQRNIMLGQHCYGCTAGAGSSCQGIVS
- a CDS encoding RidA family protein, whose translation is MNRNLVEEKLRELKLSLPNVSLPGGSYVSVNIRGAIAYVAIQFPIINQAHFYQGRLGVEISTEDGYKAMQLCALNVLAQIKAKVGFDKVLGLNHIDAYYQSGEHWDEGPSIVNGASDLFVNILGEKGKHSRAIFGVHKLPRNFSVGLTATFTLITDMPS
- a CDS encoding GNAT family N-acetyltransferase, translating into MSKYLLETPRLGLRTWQESDLEPFAKINADSQAMQFYPNTLDKAATQKMLARIQQQYADYGFSVYAVDLLKDKRFIGYIGFMRPSFESYFTPCVEIGWRLDPSVWNQGLATEGALACLEYGFGTLGFQEIYSFTAEINKPSERVMQKIGLKKVDTFLHPLLEKDSPLALHVLYKANQS
- a CDS encoding CHAT domain-containing protein — protein: MPYLLYIILFWGYSTLTFGQKDCDKSIYQVAESGWISCSVTLDAKTNQDYSIRFVSSIKGLTATITSTYSGAILSKGDYWIFITNNGLKRAFLCQDKTRVVSLEGKQQYVTTIVVNWKGLEWLAQHKIHSFGAMNQAMKSSRLSEVKLSSLAARTFWNLSKCFYYSVDQQMTTLIEEPIVDNKKLEQVELSATSTNSVEFSNIDINANKNPIRYSGVDQPNYAKGLSQMAELYQAANDPVKAEQYYLEAQQSIVQFSGIDYADYPDLLNDLGAFYQQVGDVQKAKQHYLDAKDLIEKIFGNHHPQYPITLNSLGALHLSVDELENSEEYHQQAKALLEDEFSVSHPEYTTTLGHLSNFYLVKRDYKKALEVLMDLAKNLIHQLYSYYPSLNEAERLKFLKNLNQTVHQFYSSAIQLLPNMPELSNEIANINLAIKGLALEGSIATRASLLTAGDSLLRNQYYNWLGVRRQLAQAAVMPKLERDMLGINLEDLDQRALGLEKQLSAASGALSNQFKLRRQQLTVDSIRERLKAGEVAIDFIHFNYHNGKDWEDSILYYAMVIQKGKKTTQMISLSNHKELQAILNINITKNSQSYINSSLTNKELYELIWKPLEPELTRVKRIYISPTGLLHQIAFAALRDKNGKFLLDSYEVVQYGSFRDFVYPTNTQNIRKDIVLVGGAKFSVDSAKLVNLVKKIKDSTQVLTTYDLYAYANTALPLSRALANNFSRGNLFFNYLVGTKEEVETIDVLFNQKNWQTHKYVGEEALEDKVKLHSRKAAPYILHIATHGYFFRPLTPSPVGSKEFYKQIIYAQNPLMRSGLILTGANRVWQGKRPIEGLDDGVLTAYEISNLDLYKTDLVVLSSCETGLGDVYDSEGIFGLQRALKSAGVRQMLVTLWRIPDKETAELMGVFYEHYLQTGSAKQALKLAQKEMQEKYSPFYWAGFVLIE